A segment of the Arachis hypogaea cultivar Tifrunner chromosome 5, arahy.Tifrunner.gnm2.J5K5, whole genome shotgun sequence genome:
CCAAGATGAGTGGATATCATTCTCACGAGAATTAACAGATTAAGATAAGAAACGTCTGATTTAATCTTTAATTAGATTAATCAAACCTTGGCAAGAGGATTGTGAATCTAGAAATAAAAGATTAACAATTAAGATTGTAGAATAGAAAAGGGAGAGGGATTAGAGATTTAGAAAGAAACCAAGAATAGAGAATGTTAAAGGTCTTGgagatgtttattttttaaaaaaattaatccacATGATTATCTATTTTAATACATGCAAAGATCTTTTGacaaaaaatcatatataattgAATTCTATTTCCTtagtaattcaatttctctttagttaactaatcgccaattccttggtcaactaATTAAGAAAAAAGGTTTAgcacaattttatttaatttcaaacagataaaaattaaaaaaatactcaataattgtAATAGTCAATACctcatttttttaatctatttattTGTATGTGTAAATTCTTATACGAAAAATGTCAATtgactatattttttattatttttaatctatatgaattaacACTAGTTAATTAGTTACTTTCGTAAactaaaattattggctcctaATCAATAATATTTGAGACATAATCAAAAATCAATATAAAcagtttaaaattaatttatttaatatttattaattattattagactaattgtataattttagatataataaatataaatatgaaattatatttatatgtataaatttatagataataagttaaataaaataactttaattatTGTATGTCTATTTATTTCTCTAACATTATCACTCTTAATATTTCGAATTGTGATTCAGttacatttaatttaattagggataagtattattttggtccttaacgttgagggtcagaatcaaaATCGTTcccaatgtaattttttatttagaatcatccttaatgttttatttcgtattaaaatcgtcattttaaatttttatagacAAAAATATCCTCCATTATCACCACTAATACCTCCCTTACTTCACCACCACCACCTTTCTTACTTCCATCAAATACTAATAATCAGATTCAAGAACTCCAACAATAACACATTCAAATTCagaaacaacaatatcaaatttaatagcaaaataaaaaacaaaagaattagAAACATAGATGCAGAAAAAGAAGCAAATTCAACAGCAAAATTTAACAGAtgcagaaaaagaagcaaaatttaACAGAtgcagaaaaagaagcaaaattccGATGCAACAAAAATAGCAAAAACGGATGCAGAAACAACAAAAACAGCAAATTCAAGGCCCGACGGCAGCTCATGGGCGAATCAGCGGTGACGGTTCAGCAGCGTGGTCTCCCTTCAAAGCCTGATGACGACGCAGAGACGTAACACCATTAACACTATGCTACTGGTGCCACCTAAACCCATcaacatcaccatcaccatctccATCATGCTCCTCTtcattttcttcccttcttctccggcttcttccacttcccctcctccctctcccccatcaccaccaccactaccagtAGAAGCGCTCAATTCACTCCCACCGCCGTTACATCGGAACCATTCACCGATCTGGTGGGAGCGTTCAGGAGGTGGGACTCGAAGGTGGGGTGCCAGCGATTCAGGGAGAAATAGGGTAATGGATTGGCGCTGAATCAGTCAAAGGATGCAGTTTTGCAAGAGCTCCAAGCTTCACCGCTGGCGTCGTCCCCCGTCCCCCCTCTCCTTTACCCCTTTTCCTCCCTCCTTCCCCTTTTCGTTTCTCCCCAGTCCCTTCCCTCCCCTCCTCTggcattcttttcttctttttttgttttaattttacttattttttatttattaaaatatgagtatttttgtaataaaattaaaaattttattaaaaaaatgattttaatacgaaataaaacattaaggatgattctaaataaaaaattacattgggAATGATTTCAATTTTGATTCTCAACATTGAAACCAAACCAATAGTTATCTTATTTAATTACACAAACTAATCAGTCAAATAAATAACAACCGATGTTTAATTACATGCCAATGGTCAAGACCAAAATTCAATGCAGGAAGTTATTAAGGCAGAGAAGTGATTCcaacaaggaaaaaaaaaagaaaaaagaaatacgtATATAAACATGAGCCGTGGCATACTTCATTTACAACTCTCCAATCTGAAGTGAatatgaaagaagaaaaggaataacaAAAAACATTACAGATTTCTTTGATCAAAACTACCAATTccccaatcatcaaaatggctaCGTTAGCAACTAATAAGTCATAGCTAGGGAGCTACACGAAAGATATCAATGCCAAAGTGGTGCAGCCTTTAATAATTAAAATCCTAATAGTAAGCTTAGCATGCTCCTCAATTCTGCAAAAACACAATCCTAACTATAATAAATCTGTTTGCAACAAATAGATGGAAAGTAATAAGGATTAGTATTTTGTTTGATAGTTGAGTAGAAAATAAAGTTCAaggattattaaaatttattattttttataagtatttttagtcattaatttaattcttttaatttattaatttaataatatatttttagtctatatttttaattgaatattaCTGATTAACTactaattaaaaacaataaattttactaattttttaatatttttcatagtTAGAGGACTATATTACATTTTGGCCTTAAAACCATATGTCATGTGTACTTTATTCCTTAACTTTTAAAGTGTAACTTGgctttttgatattttaaaatcatgcaaaattggCCTTTTACACTACTAAATTATCATCATTTTTccctctcttctacttcttcaacCCAGGGTATTTCGTTTGATTTAGAAAATCAATTTGTCAAAAGCTAAAAAATTAGGGgttcatttgattttttttttctttaaaaaaatatcaagttTTAGAATCCACGTGTCCTATGATATGAATTGCTAAAATAATATAACTGAATGCATGATACAGGAATGCAATTCAACAATCAAAATAGTACACTTTgtaaataaataagttattttcataatcttttatttcaaatataaataagttattgattaattaaaattataaaaatattttttaatttttaaaacgtgaaatatctaaattttttttagagatttatttgtcataatatattttgaataaaaaaatttaaatatatcacattttataaaataagaaatatttttatatttacaattagtaaaaagtttatttatttttcagttaAAAAATCGAAGACCtgcttgtctttttctttaattttaaaagggGAGCTAGGGGAATATACAGAAACATAAATTATAAGTGCCATCGATGATAATATGGAAACTAAACcaagggaaaaaaaaaatcaaattggagATGtataaactgaaaaaaaaaagggaaaagaatcacaCACCAAAACCAATATTGCTCACCACAAAGGTTTTGCCACACTGCAAGATCCTCTGCAACTATGTAATCTTGTTACACCTACCCAAAGCAACAATCTATATACTAACACCCTTGTACATATTTACATACAAATAATGTAATCTCCTGCAaacataaataatatttgatttaataatttagAAGTTGAAAAAACACAATACACaagaatatataataattatatatgattGTTGTGATCTTACAATCAAATGTTGTCCAGCTTGTAGGAGTTGAAGttgctgatgatgatgagaagacagccttttgattattattattattattattattattattattattattattattattattattattattatcattgaaATTAAGAAAGGCAAAAAGATCAACGGTAGTACTGTTTCCATTTCTTGTGAGATTATCAAAATCAAGTGATGCCGATGGCCCCCGGATCTTTACTTGTGGTgcacttttctttctttccaaaCCTGAGGGGATCTGAATTATTAGAAACACAAAATGAACTTTTCAATGATCACCCACTAATTGATTCATATTGcacaatatattatatatagaatATATTCTGTCTCATGGATTAAGTGAACTATATGAAAGGGAGGCACTCcaaaaaaatcacataaattcaataagttaattaattttttgattggtttttttaattatttgacaAGTTTTTTGTCGACTAACTTTTTACTTGAATCAAACTAATCTGATCATCAATTTTTGATTAATTCGATTAAATTAATTGGTTTGATTCAATTCTTAGATTTATGATTTAGCTAATATGTATTTTAAGAACatatatcaaaattattaattaaatttttttataaaaaaatatataacttcGTTTTAGttcatttatcaaaataaaaaattttaaaatttttactaataataaccTTAGGAGAAAGTCTAGAGATAGCACTCTAATTAAAATTTGGCTAACACTTTattagtaaaagaaaaatgagtaattcCACATCatgtaatctcacactattaaaaatactagTGATAACTAATTGAtaattataaatcacaaaatctattGAGTCTCTATCACTCCTCTAACCTTAGTGTATGCCTCTTAGAGTACATGTGTTAGTTGTACCTTAGACTCTTTAATGATAATTCCAACTAGCAAACCCCACATGGGATCAAGTTACGTTAGCATTTGTGGGTAAACAAAGGATCAAAAATGGATTCTCATCTCCGTTGAAAAGAGACATGTGTGATCACTTAtgttattgaaagaaaatatggaattatTGGTCCCTAATATATAAGGGATGAGTTTGTTGTTTTTGGTCCCTCTCTTTCAATTCCAACAAAACTGTCCCACCCGACACTTGAAGGGACTAAGGATGCAGCATCCTTCTCATTTGAGTTGCTTTTATGGTCCCTATTAGTGTGTAGTGTGTGGATATCTCCTTTTCCCTCTTCGCCCTTATTTATTAGTGAAGACTTCTCTCCGGCCATTCTCATCGGACCAAGTCAGCAACTTCACTCTTCATCCTTATCCTTGtaaccaataataattttcaCGAGTCTATATATCTTGGAAACTTTGGCCATCTCTAACTATGTAtgttattgaaatataaaataattcatcCTTAAACTAAAATGAAAGATACTAAAAAAATCTTTCTGAAACATATCCATATTAGTATACTTGATGTCAAAACTCCGACCACCTCGCAAAAGATTTTGGTATCTATCTTGTATTTTAAAATGCAAATCCTTATCCATCGttcttaaattataatttaattttaatatttttttagtataaaataattttacacgtgTATCTAATTATATAAAGATTGTTAGAaggttaataaaatttattattttttgtccgtAATTAATCAGACatgtttaaaaatatagaataaaaatatattattaaattattaaactaaaagaattaataataaaaatattaataaaaataataaattttattaatttctatttttttttcaatttataataTCACATTAGCGAATATATTTCGTTTCACCACGTgaataatcatctaaaaaaatatgtaattatatgattatatacattaaaattaaactcattaaaTTATGTTAAAGGTATAATCCAAGAATACAATATTATGAAAACGGTGACTATATACAAGTTGTTGGAAAAGATGATACCTCATGAGATTTTGCTACTTGCGGCTGTGGCGGCTGAATTTGTGCCATGTGGCCCACAAGAATGCTTTCCTCAAGAGACAATCTTCTATTCCTTTGATGATTCCTCAATGTTTCAGATGACTTTGCAGATGCTGCTTGTAGACCATGTTTTGAAGCCCATTCTTTATCCACATaccttcaattttaaattacttcATACATAAATCATAATGTATATAATAATTgactaattatattattattcttcaTCGTTAAAGAGATTTAATATTTACTTGGCGCGAATAAATTTGTCGATTCCATATCGATTTCTGTCAACATTTGTCGGCAGCTCAGCCTCCCAGTGCTTATTGGCATTCACATTACCCATAACTGCATATTTgaattaaaccataaaccctttaTATGACTCTTGTTCTAACACTTTTCCTAATTAGTTCTAGCAAGAAAGTAAGCTAGCAGTTTCTTACGTTGCATGAAAGATACTTGTTCTGGCAACCATGTATCCAAAGTTGTAGACCGcacctttttaattaattacaaatAATCAGAATTATTGAACGCTACATACAATAATTAAGAGAGAAAGatgcatcaaattaaattaaacctGTGATATGTGTACTCCAAGACTTCGGTGAATTCCTGAACACTGCATGCAAATGAAAATTCCTAGGTTCACACTTGCCCATCGTGGTGCCCTGAAAACATTAATTAATAGATAAGTTCATatctcttttattaaaaaaaaaaaaaatttctcaggcttgattattgaagaaaataatACACACTTATTCCGGCAATCTGCACATTCCCTGTTGTCAGGTAGCCTAAGAAGTCCCTCTAAAACCTGTATATATCAACTGGAAAGcatcaataaataaattaaaataaaataaagagtaaagGGAAAATGGAACCTTGATGTGTTTGGCATTAAGTTCCTTAGAGACGGAGGCTTTTCCATTCATCATCTTGATGATGTTTGCAAAAACCTTCACTGATTTGGATTTGAATGCATGGAAATAATAAATCACTCACACAGTGAAGGAAGAGTAACAAAAGAAGAATGATAGTAAAGATCATCAGATCATTCATATTCGTGTGCCTCAACTAATTAATCGCCAAACCATTCAAGAACAAGGCAAATAAATACGGTCTTGGAGCAAAATGCGCAACTCCTCTCCATGTATTCTTATCCCTTCCTCTATCGATCGTCATCaactctttattttttaattttttctttctgtactttgtaataattaaattttttatttaaatacctacgtaaattgaaaaaataattaacaagtaTTAAAGTTAAAAGTATAtcaaatcatttataaaattaattttagcaCTATAATTTTAGCATTAATAATAGTGCTTTAGGACTATGTTTGATTTTTAGAATACGATAAGATAAAATACTATTAACAGAAAATAATAAACAGAGATACaaacattaatatttttgtattttgtttaatgataaactaaaacaaattataaGAGTCTAATTTACTCATATTTTTTTCATAGAAAAACTTTGGAAAGAAAAATATAGTGATAAAACATATAACTATGAAATATtgatgaaaataataaaagagaaaataaaaaataagtatattTCTTATTAGTGTtaacacaaaatatactaatttattgtctttattctttttttatatgtCAAATATAATTTGTATCTCTATGTATTTTTATCTTAATATTCTATATTTTCGTGTATACATAAATAAACAcagtctaaaaaatataaaataaaattgagaaaataaattatactttaatttctatttgtttactACTTCGTTTGAAGGTATATTCTATGTAtgttttttctgaaataaataataaagttattatttctaaaaataacattatttacaaaatttaattttctttttcaataatatatataaaagaaaagttCTATAGTGGCATTGGTTTTGGTAGTTAAGATGGCATAAATTtgactaataaataaaataatattgacatatgacaagaaaattaaatctaaaatcaaaattattttttctctctcttataatttcttataattattttatcaaaataatttcttataattatttttataattataaaaaataattttaaaaaaataacaccaaaataattttataattatatttataattattattttattattatttaacttttaaaaaataatttttataattatttttactaaaataattttttataattatttttattttttaattttattattattattattattaatttttaaaaataacaccaaaattatttttattattatttttatttctaaaaaataattttttataattaatttttttgtaatttcaaaaaACTAACACCAAAATGATATTCTCTCTCTTAGTGTTA
Coding sequences within it:
- the LOC112803936 gene encoding probable ADP-ribosylation factor GTPase-activating protein AGD15 isoform X1: MNDLMIFTIILLLLLFLHCVLEGLLRLPDNRECADCRNKAPRWASVNLGIFICMQCSGIHRSLGVHISQVRSTTLDTWLPEQVSFMQLMGNVNANKHWEAELPTNVDRNRYGIDKFIRAKYVDKEWASKHGLQAASAKSSETLRNHQRNRRLSLEESILVGHMAQIQPPQPQVAKSHEIPSGLERKKSAPQVKIRGPSASLDFDNLTRNGNSTTVDLFAFLNFNDNNNNNNNNNNNNNNNNNNNNQKAVFSSSSATSTPTSWTTFD
- the LOC112803936 gene encoding probable ADP-ribosylation factor GTPase-activating protein AGD15 isoform X2, whose amino-acid sequence is MMNGKASVSKELNAKHIKVLEGLLRLPDNRECADCRNKAPRWASVNLGIFICMQCSGIHRSLGVHISQVRSTTLDTWLPEQVSFMQLMGNVNANKHWEAELPTNVDRNRYGIDKFIRAKYVDKEWASKHGLQAASAKSSETLRNHQRNRRLSLEESILVGHMAQIQPPQPQVAKSHEIPSGLERKKSAPQVKIRGPSASLDFDNLTRNGNSTTVDLFAFLNFNDNNNNNNNNNNNNNNNNNNNNQKAVFSSSSATSTPTSWTTFD